From the Primulina tabacum isolate GXHZ01 chromosome 3, ASM2559414v2, whole genome shotgun sequence genome, one window contains:
- the LOC142538341 gene encoding putative mitochondrial protein AtMg00310 yields the protein MYERASGQLINFEKSSLSFSPNTNDRVKETIKSMLTIPVVQGHEVYLGLPVFSSRNKKLQFRYLVERVVTRLQGWGSKTFSSGGKETLIKSVIQSIPTYAMSCFRISTSICEEIERACANFWWGVDDGKNRMHWKSWKALCKPKCIGGLGFRHLETFNKALLTKQIWRVLQSPESLVARVLKARYYKHQDILHDSLGSNPSYIWRSLLWSRPLLEKGLYWHVRNGERIDTFASRWIPGRGVQPKPPQYSGTYDKVSSLLLNWTME from the coding sequence ATGTATGAGCGAGCATCAGGACAACTAATCAATTTTGAGAAATCTTCGCTGTCCTTCAGCCCAAACACGAATGACAGAGTGAAAGAAACCATCAAATCAATGTTAACTATCCCCGTTGTGCAAGGACATGAAGTGTATCTGGGCCTGCCTGTCTTCTCTAGTCGTAACAAGAAACTACAATTCCGATATCTTGTGGAGAGGGTAGTGACAAGATTACAAGGTTGGGGGAGCAAAACCTTCTCAAGTGGCGGTAAAGAAACCTTGATTAAGTCAGTTATCCAATCGATTCCAACATATGCTATGTCCTGCTTTCGTATCTCGACATCAATATGTGAAGAGATCGAGAGAGCTTGTGCTAACTTCTGGTGGGGTGTGGATGACGGAAAAAATAGAATGCATTGGAAATCTTGGAAAGCTCTTTGCAAGCCAAAATGTATAGGTGGGCTGGGCTTCCGCCATCTCGAGACGTTCAACAAAGCACTGTTAACGAAACAAATATGGCGGGTCTTACAATCCCCTGAGTCGCTGGTTGCCCGGGTTCTTAAAGCACGTTATTATAAACATCAAGATATCCTGCATGACTCACTTGGAAGTAACCCTTCTTATATATGGAGATCACTACTGTGGAGTCGGCCTCTCTTGGAAAAAGGCTTATATTGGCACGTACGAAATGGGGAACGAATTGACACTTTTGCGAGTCGATGGATACCTGGCAGGGGTGTGCAACCAAAGCCTCCACAGTACAGTGGTACCTATGACAAAGTCAGCTCCCTTCTTTTGAATTGGACAATGGAATGA
- the LOC142539709 gene encoding RNA demethylase ALKBH9B-like produces the protein MASEMDQFLLKYNAEELRIAAEFLSKWLPFLSPGLCKTCTLTLSDHVRSLDSEANVTVSTPVIMDHQHCVEYQDNCSTHSTGSRKDSVDDNDCAETFSSGSWKDEADGLSEHPVEESSTSDFIQSAYLTSTPVKKSCVNVAQSPGVKQSWDDVAKSSQMKKSWADMAQKDELEEDEEDEQINKFVNANANANANANDFTGDGTSPKEAKPKVKLSRDQREYIRFGSVKRKKDFICLERVTGRIVNVLDGLELHTGVFSAAEQSRIVRYVEQLQEMGRSDKLKDRTYSQPRKWMRGKGRVTLQFGCCYNYAYDKVGNPPGILKNEIVDPLPHLFKVMIKRLVRWHVMPPSCVPDSCIVNIYEEGDCIPPHIDNHDFVRPFCTVSFLSECKIIFGSNLKILGPGEFAGSFSIPLPVGSVLVLNGNGADVAKHSVPAVPTKRISITFRKMDRSKWPVDYVPEPDLQGLQPLPDHVDKSREYSASRSRSSLSKPAGGIEQVDRGRGSNSVHLDARQSIRSNPTRRFSQ, from the exons ATGGCCTCAGAGATGGACCAATTTCTGCTTAAATACAACGCTGAAGAACTCCGAATTGCGGCTGAATTCTTGTCCAAATGGCTGCCTTTTCTGTCCCCGGGCCTCTGCAAGACCTGCACGCTAACTCTTTCCGATCACGTCCGATCTCTTGATTCAG AAGCTAATGTCACTGTTTCGACTCCTGTTATCATGGATCATCAACATTGCGTGGAATATCAGGATAATTGTAGTACCCATTCCACTGGAAGTAGGAAAGATAGTGTGGATGATAATGATTGCGCAGAAACATTTTCATCGGGCAGTTGGAAAGATGAGGCAGATGGGTTGTCAGAACATCCAGTTGAAGAGTCATCAACTAGTGACTTTATCCAGTCAGCATATCTTACGAGCACTCCAGTGAAGAAGTCTTGTGTTAATGTGGCTCAAAGCCCTGGGGTGAAACAGTCTTGGGATGATGTGGCTAAAAGCTCACAGATGAAGAAGTCTTGGGCTGATATGGCTCAGAAAGATGAGCTCGAGGAAGACGAAGAGGACGAACAGATTAATAAGTTTGTCAATGCCAATGCCAATGCCAATGCCAATGCCAATGATTTTACAGGGGATGGAACGTCACCGAAGGAAGCAAAACCGAAGGTGAAATTGTCCAGGGATCAGAGAGAATACATTCGCTTTGGCAGTGTGAAGAGGAAGAAGGATTTCATATGTCTGGAAAGGGTTACTGGGAGAATAGTAAATGTACTAGATGGGCTGGAGTTACATACTGGTGTTTTCAGTGCTGCAGAACAGAGTCGGATTGTTCGGTATGTTGAACAGCTTCAAGAGATGGGGAGGAGTGATAAGTTGAAAG ATCGCACCTACTCTCAGCCTCGAAAGTGGATGAGGGGAAAGGGACGTGTAACACTCCAATTTGGTTGCTGTTACAATTATGCCTAT GATAAAGTTGGTAATCCACCAGGCATCCTCAAGAATGAAATTGTAGATCCTTTACCTCATCTATTCAAGGTTATGATAAAAAGGCTTGTTAGGTGGCACGTTATGCCTCCATCTTGTGTTCCTGACAGCTGTATCGTCAATATTTATGAAGAAGGAGATTGTATACCACCTCATATTGATAATCATGATTTTGTCAGACCATTTTGTACTGTTTCATTTCTCAGTGAGTGTAAAATAATATTTGGATCAAACTTGAAAATACTTGGTCCTGGTGAATTTGCTGGTTCATTTTCTATCCCCCTACCAGTCGG GTCGGTTCTTGTTCTCAACGGAAATGGGGCTGATGTGGCTAAACACTCTGTGCCTGCAGTTCCCACAAAGAG GATATCAATTACCTTTAGGAAAATGGATAGATCTAAATGGCCCGTCGATTATGTCCCTGAACCTGATCTGCAAGGGCTGCAACCGCTGCCAGATCACGTGGATAAATCAAGGGAATACAGTGCTTCAAGATCCAGAAGTTCTTTGAGTAAGCCAGCTGGCGGAATAGAGCAGGTAGACAGAGGTAGGGGATCAAATAGTGTACATTTGGATGCTCGTCAGTCAATCAGATCAAACCCAACAAGGAGGTTCAGTCAGTAG
- the LOC142539710 gene encoding ranBP2-type zinc finger protein At1g67325 translates to MGSEAGGGSGGGGGGGRDGDWECNGCRNRNYAFRSFCNRCKQPRLLVDTKTPSDSKWLPRIGDWICTGCTNNNYASRVNCKKCGQPKEVAAMPAIAMPGASVHTHPNYFARVQRGVEQMLGVGSLQQSLSSGWPLGGTDEYGIHSADPYSLQPTWSLGGNGMPMVPFSSQPDNMNHVPNGWRAGDWLCPCGYHNYSSRAQCKKCNAPTPTETPSSLMNAAVTAVGTKRVASEEFAHNWDSKRLNAGRAYGMQQASSALEPFQVSGYPTISSGTSAMASNLQVNFQMLPVSAAPVLLGKGAKQWRNGDWMCSNCNNHNYASRAQCNRCKTERDDAIAEAVSVA, encoded by the exons ATGGGTAGCGAAGCAGGAGGCGGAAGCGGGGGCGGCGGCGGAGGAGGAAGAGACGGGGACTGGGAGTGCAATGGCTGCCGCAACAGAAACTACGCCTTTAGATCATTTTGCAATCGGTGCAAACAGCCACGCCTTCTCGTTGATACCAAAACCCCCTCCGATTCCAAGTGGCTTCCACGAATCGGCGATTGGATCTGCACTG GTTGCACTAACAACAATTATGCATCAAGAGTAAACTGCAAAAAGTGTGGACAGCCAAAGGAGGTAGCCGCAATGCCAGCTATTGCAATGCCTGGAGCTTCAGTCCATACTCATCCAAATTATTTTGCCAGGGTTCAAAGAGGAGTGGAACAAATGTTAGGTGTTGGATCTCTCCAACAATCTTTGAGCTCTGGTTGGCCTCTTGGAGGGACTGATGAGTATGGAATCCATTCTGCTGATCCCTATAGTCTTCAGCCTACGTGGTCTTTGGGTGGGAACGGCATGCCTATGGTTCCATTTTCTAGTCAACCAGATAACATGAATCATGTTCCAAATGGATGGCGTGCAGGTGATTGGTTGTGCCCTTGTGGCTACCACAATTACTCTTCACGTGCACAG TGCAAAAAGTGCAATGCTCCTACACCAACAGAGACACCTTCATCTCTCATGAATGCTGCGGTTACAG CTGTTGGAACAAAACGTGTGGCATCTGAAGAATTTGCGCACAACTGGGACAGCAAGAGACTAAATGCAGGACGA GCATATGGGATGCAGCAAGCATCTTCTGCACTGGAGCCATTCCAAGTGTCTGGTTACCCCACCATTTCCAGTGGAACATCGGCGATGGCTTCAAATTTGCAAGTCAATTTTCAAATGTTGCCTGTATCGGCAGCACCCGTGCTCCTTGGGAAAGG AGCTAAGCAGTGGCGTAATGGGGATTGGATGTGCTCAAATTGTAACAATCACAATTATGCATCTCGAGCTCAGTGCAACAG GTGCAAAACTGAGAGAGATGATGCAATTGCTGAGGCAGTGAGTGTTGCATAA